Proteins encoded by one window of Mycolicibacterium cosmeticum:
- a CDS encoding ankyrin repeat domain-containing protein: MARTPLHQAAVRGTQDSVRDTIGEGYDVNEPDADGLTPLHMAAINNNYGAAKTLLEAGADIDPQDKWGNTPLNRAVFEEDTDELVRLLVDYGSNPSLENYHGHSPLSEAERYGKVDCLSMFKNAT; encoded by the coding sequence ATGGCTCGCACACCCTTGCACCAAGCGGCAGTCCGGGGAACTCAGGACAGTGTCCGCGACACGATAGGCGAAGGTTACGACGTCAACGAACCCGACGCCGACGGACTCACCCCTCTGCACATGGCCGCCATCAACAACAATTACGGCGCTGCCAAGACACTTCTCGAAGCCGGTGCTGACATCGATCCCCAAGACAAATGGGGCAATACGCCGCTCAATCGAGCTGTCTTCGAGGAGGACACGGACGAACTTGTGCGGCTTCTCGTCGACTACGGGTCAAATCCCTCGCTCGAGAATTACCACGGACACAGCCCCTTGAGCGAGGCTGAGCGCTACGGCAAGGTGGATTGCTTGTCCATGTTCAAAAACGCTACCTAG
- a CDS encoding FAD-dependent oxidoreductase gives MTSIAIVGAGLGGLVLARTLHRRGVTTTVYDAEESAAARTQGGLLDIHTHTGQAALRDAGLFDEFRTLIRPGHDAKRITDRDGTVLFDWPGSTLGTRPEVDRGELRSMLIASLPNGTIRWGHKATGVVTAPGRRPQVNFADGSSVTADLVVGADGAWSKVRRSVSSADPVYTGTCFIEICSPPGQLLSHDDAAIIGRGTLMAVAPGQGILAHHNADGTLSGYAAINAPLELMTSVDVGDPSAMRAMIQRHFGNWAPALSALVLDNLDDPVLRPIFALPITHRWERTPGVTLVGDAAHLMSPFAGEGANLAMFDGAALAAAIIAYPGRIEEALAAYENELFPRSAEVAQRSASNLQQFFGPDAPRSAVELFAGVLG, from the coding sequence ATGACATCGATCGCCATTGTCGGAGCCGGACTGGGCGGCCTGGTTCTCGCCCGCACGCTGCATCGTCGAGGCGTCACCACCACCGTGTACGACGCCGAAGAATCTGCCGCGGCGCGCACCCAGGGTGGCCTACTCGACATCCATACCCACACGGGACAGGCGGCGTTGCGCGATGCCGGTCTGTTCGACGAGTTTCGTACCCTCATCCGTCCAGGTCACGATGCCAAGCGCATCACCGACCGGGACGGCACCGTCCTGTTCGATTGGCCGGGTAGCACCCTGGGCACCCGGCCCGAGGTGGACCGTGGCGAGCTGCGCAGCATGTTGATTGCCTCGCTTCCCAACGGCACGATCCGGTGGGGGCATAAGGCGACCGGCGTGGTCACCGCTCCGGGGCGGCGTCCGCAGGTGAACTTCGCCGACGGTTCTTCGGTTACCGCGGATCTCGTCGTGGGTGCCGACGGCGCCTGGTCGAAAGTGCGTCGAAGCGTCTCGAGCGCCGATCCGGTCTATACGGGCACCTGCTTCATCGAGATCTGCTCTCCCCCTGGTCAATTGCTGTCCCATGACGACGCAGCGATCATCGGGAGAGGCACGCTCATGGCGGTGGCGCCCGGGCAGGGCATCCTGGCTCACCACAACGCCGACGGCACGCTCAGCGGGTACGCTGCGATCAATGCACCGCTCGAGCTCATGACCTCTGTGGATGTCGGTGACCCGTCGGCCATGCGGGCAATGATCCAGCGGCACTTCGGGAACTGGGCTCCGGCGCTGTCCGCGCTGGTGCTCGATAACCTGGACGATCCTGTGCTGCGGCCCATCTTCGCGTTACCGATCACGCATCGGTGGGAGCGGACGCCAGGGGTGACGTTGGTCGGCGATGCGGCGCATCTGATGTCACCGTTCGCCGGTGAGGGCGCCAATCTCGCCATGTTCGACGGGGCAGCGCTGGCCGCAGCGATCATCGCGTACCCCGGCCGTATCGAGGAAGCGTTGGCTGCGTATGAGAACGAGCTCTTCCCCCGCAGTGCCGAAGTGGCCCAACGCAGTGCAAGCAATCTGCAGCAGTTCTTCGGGCCTGACGCACCCCGCAGTGCGGTGGAGTTGTTCGCCGGGGTCCTCGGGTGA
- a CDS encoding PAS and ANTAR domain-containing protein: MVDDEPANRMPHAGSFRYLAASDTWEWSDELAVMHGYQPGTVTPTTELMLSHKHPDDRTTVAELLENVRRHGAAFSSRHRIVDTAGRTRLVVVVGDRIVGPDGTHAGTAGFYVDITDGFQADIQQEITAELAVITPRRAAINQAIGMVMLRYGLTPEQAFRVLTSLSQNANVKLRDLAERLVEQAAASATPLLTDSAATVFDEWLNTAGRPRRAGSTDEPAAQN, translated from the coding sequence GTGGTCGACGACGAGCCGGCAAACCGGATGCCCCACGCGGGCAGCTTTCGTTACCTCGCCGCTTCCGACACCTGGGAGTGGTCCGACGAGTTGGCAGTGATGCACGGTTATCAACCGGGCACCGTGACGCCGACGACGGAACTGATGCTGTCGCACAAGCACCCCGACGATCGCACGACGGTGGCCGAGTTGCTGGAAAACGTCCGCAGGCATGGTGCCGCGTTCAGCAGCAGGCACCGAATCGTGGACACGGCGGGTCGCACCAGGTTGGTCGTGGTCGTCGGGGACCGGATCGTCGGCCCGGACGGCACCCACGCCGGCACTGCCGGTTTCTACGTGGACATCACCGACGGCTTCCAGGCCGACATCCAGCAGGAGATCACCGCCGAACTGGCGGTGATCACCCCACGCCGCGCGGCCATCAATCAGGCCATCGGCATGGTGATGCTGCGTTACGGGCTGACGCCGGAGCAGGCCTTCCGCGTGTTGACCTCGCTGTCGCAGAACGCCAACGTCAAACTGCGCGACCTCGCCGAGCGGTTGGTGGAGCAGGCCGCCGCCTCCGCCACCCCGCTGCTGACCGACTCCGCAGCAACGGTTTTCGACGAATGGCTCAACACCGCCGGGCGGCCGCGGCGGGCCGGTTCCACCGACGAACCCGCCGCGCAGAACTGA
- a CDS encoding STAS domain-containing protein, producing the protein MAQTRTTDNGRRRGPVRADTVLTIDTQWYDPAVTVVTVGGVVDAANVDSLIDTVLDRAMLCCSMIVDMRGVRYLSVSGFEALRLLDARCALADTRWTVIPSSAVRRLLRRFDLTGQVPTTASLEQAFAAAELHVPIVQFAGPDGDNKTA; encoded by the coding sequence ATGGCGCAGACGCGAACAACGGACAACGGGCGCCGCCGCGGACCCGTCCGCGCGGACACCGTCCTCACCATCGACACCCAGTGGTACGACCCCGCCGTCACGGTGGTGACCGTCGGCGGCGTCGTCGACGCGGCCAATGTCGACAGCTTGATCGACACGGTGTTGGACCGGGCGATGCTGTGCTGTTCGATGATCGTGGACATGCGGGGCGTCCGGTATCTGTCGGTCTCCGGATTCGAGGCGCTGCGCCTGCTCGATGCCCGCTGCGCCCTGGCCGACACCCGGTGGACGGTCATTCCGTCCTCGGCGGTCCGGCGTTTGCTTCGCCGCTTCGACCTGACCGGCCAGGTGCCCACGACCGCGTCCCTCGAGCAAGCGTTCGCCGCGGCCGAACTGCATGTGCCCATCGTGCAGTTCGCCGGTCCGGATGGGGACAACAAGACAGCCTGA
- a CDS encoding TetR/AcrR family transcriptional regulator, giving the protein MVVSRRVDARRNEQVLLEAAARAFVEVGVDAPVRDIAARAGVGTGTVYRHFPTRADLVIAVYRHQVDACADAGAELLGTGTAGYDALVQWVDMFVEFLVTKHGLAAALQSGSARFEALHAYFLERLLPVGAALLTAAESAGEIRSGVNAYGLLRGIGNLCAGPDGDDRYDAHQLVSLLVAGLRVQ; this is encoded by the coding sequence ATGGTCGTGTCGAGGCGAGTCGACGCCCGACGCAATGAGCAGGTGCTCTTGGAGGCTGCCGCCCGAGCGTTCGTCGAAGTCGGGGTAGATGCTCCCGTTCGTGACATCGCGGCGCGCGCGGGTGTCGGGACGGGCACTGTCTACCGCCATTTCCCGACCCGGGCGGACCTCGTGATCGCGGTCTATCGTCACCAGGTCGATGCCTGCGCCGACGCTGGTGCGGAGCTACTGGGCACCGGTACCGCCGGCTACGACGCGCTCGTGCAATGGGTCGACATGTTCGTCGAGTTCCTCGTCACCAAACACGGACTGGCCGCTGCACTGCAGTCGGGCAGCGCCCGCTTCGAGGCGCTGCACGCTTACTTCTTGGAGCGTTTGCTTCCCGTGGGCGCAGCGTTACTCACCGCAGCCGAAAGCGCGGGCGAAATCCGTTCAGGCGTAAACGCCTACGGCCTGCTTCGCGGTATCGGAAACCTCTGCGCGGGCCCCGATGGGGATGATCGCTACGACGCTCATCAGCTGGTGTCACTTTTGGTCGCGGGGCTGCGCGTGCAGTAA
- a CDS encoding KasA/KasB family beta-ketoacyl-ACP synthase, with protein sequence MALNANVRFHDVVVTGFASTTAIAADAEQTWTGLLAGASGIEKLEYPFIEQFGLPVHIGGPLREDIASQVNRVEARRMTRVTQMATLLGRRAWTHAGAPEIDARRLTVAIGQGYGTTHDLVELYDDWQVRGMRAASPLTVQMHMPNAAAAAVGLERKAKAGVITPMVGDASGTAAIGEAWRLLALGEADMAICGGVESGIEATPLAAFSNAGWLSTRNDDPEGACRPFDRDRDGTVLSEGGALLVLETEEHAKSRGAQIFARVLGYGLSFDPSEEGTFDPTGESEGEAIQRALRSAGLTPADVDHVNAHATGTRDGDRSEAAAIRSVFGGHHPAVYAPKAALGQSMGATGAIEAIVTVQTLRDNVIPPTRNLYQLDPEFDLDVVSGQPRRGDYRCAVSTSFGIGAVNAAVVFGRY encoded by the coding sequence GTGGCGTTGAATGCAAACGTCCGATTTCACGATGTCGTGGTGACCGGTTTCGCCTCCACGACGGCGATCGCTGCCGACGCGGAACAGACCTGGACCGGGTTGTTGGCCGGCGCCAGCGGTATCGAGAAGCTGGAGTATCCATTCATCGAGCAGTTCGGGCTGCCGGTTCACATCGGCGGACCGCTGCGTGAGGACATCGCCAGCCAGGTCAACCGCGTCGAGGCCCGCCGGATGACCCGGGTGACCCAGATGGCGACGCTGCTGGGTCGCCGAGCCTGGACGCACGCCGGCGCCCCGGAGATCGACGCCCGTCGGCTGACGGTGGCGATCGGTCAGGGCTACGGCACCACCCACGACCTGGTCGAGTTGTACGACGACTGGCAGGTCCGCGGCATGCGCGCGGCCTCGCCCCTGACGGTGCAGATGCACATGCCCAACGCGGCCGCGGCCGCCGTGGGCCTGGAACGCAAGGCCAAAGCGGGCGTCATCACGCCCATGGTGGGCGATGCCTCCGGGACGGCGGCCATCGGGGAGGCCTGGCGCCTGCTGGCGCTCGGTGAGGCCGACATGGCGATCTGTGGGGGTGTGGAAAGCGGGATCGAGGCCACGCCGTTGGCGGCCTTCAGTAACGCCGGGTGGCTGTCCACCCGCAACGACGATCCGGAGGGCGCGTGCCGCCCCTTCGACCGCGACCGGGACGGGACGGTGCTCAGCGAGGGCGGTGCGCTGCTGGTGCTCGAGACCGAAGAACACGCGAAATCGCGTGGGGCGCAGATCTTCGCGCGGGTGCTGGGCTATGGCCTCAGCTTCGACCCCTCCGAGGAGGGCACCTTCGACCCGACGGGTGAATCGGAAGGCGAGGCGATCCAGCGCGCGCTGCGCTCAGCCGGCCTGACGCCCGCCGATGTCGACCACGTCAACGCGCACGCGACGGGCACCCGCGACGGCGACCGGTCGGAAGCCGCCGCCATCCGATCGGTGTTCGGCGGCCATCACCCGGCCGTCTACGCCCCGAAGGCAGCGCTCGGACAGTCCATGGGCGCCACCGGCGCCATCGAGGCGATCGTGACGGTACAAACCTTGCGCGACAACGTGATTCCGCCGACGCGCAACCTGTACCAGCTCGACCCGGAATTCGATCTGGACGTCGTCTCCGGACAACCGCGCCGGGGTGACTATCGGTGTGCAGTGAGCACGTCGTTCGGCATCGGCGCCGTCAACGCCGCGGTGGTGTTCGGCCGGTACTGA
- a CDS encoding CheR family methyltransferase, translating to MEASTDDSFEALLRYLRDSRGFDFTGYKRTSLMRRVRHRMDQAGHTTFDEYLDVLQASSDEFAALFNTILINVTAFFRDPEAWRCIADDVIPQLLAEQGPDDPIRVWSAGCASGQEAYTLAILLAEALGHDAFRRRVKIYATDVDEHALSEARAASYDGRAVESVPPELLVNYFEQVNGHYVFHKDLRRAVIFGRNDLVRDAPISKVDLLACRNTLMYLNAETQRNVLGRLHFALAPKGTLFLGHAEMLLSHSDRFTPIDLKNRIFRKAVGSHQGLERFDPAAALYERHGELNGLTTVRDLAFRASPVPQIVVTGDDTVAMINQQAETFFGLSARDIGRLLRDLEISYRPVELRAYVEQAKVERRSARIQDVQWQRPGAETVWFEIHINPLVDADNGLLGVSIVFFDVTAMRALLDKVVQTNRQLETAYEELQSTNEELETTNEELQSTVEELETTNEELQSTNEELETMNEELQSINDELHTINDTLRERSLELDDARTFMDAMINSIRLGVVVVDREMRVVVWNRGCEELWGLRADETTGMVLTTLDIGLPVQEVRPLIGTAFVDPDSTGEVILDAVNRRGRSTRVRVTCSPFRSAEDSVRGALLLMDVLE from the coding sequence ATGGAAGCCAGCACCGACGACTCGTTCGAGGCCCTGCTTCGCTACCTGCGCGATTCCCGCGGTTTCGACTTCACGGGCTACAAACGCACGTCGCTGATGCGGCGGGTCCGACACCGGATGGATCAGGCCGGCCATACGACGTTCGACGAGTATCTCGATGTCCTGCAGGCCAGTTCCGACGAATTCGCCGCACTGTTCAACACCATCTTGATCAACGTGACGGCGTTCTTCCGCGACCCCGAGGCCTGGCGGTGCATCGCGGACGACGTCATCCCGCAGCTACTGGCCGAGCAGGGCCCCGACGACCCGATCCGGGTGTGGAGTGCCGGGTGTGCCTCCGGTCAGGAGGCCTACACCCTGGCCATCCTGCTGGCCGAGGCGCTGGGTCACGATGCGTTCCGGCGGCGGGTCAAGATCTACGCCACCGATGTCGACGAGCACGCCCTCAGCGAAGCCCGGGCGGCGTCCTATGACGGACGTGCCGTCGAGTCGGTGCCGCCGGAACTGCTGGTCAACTATTTCGAGCAAGTCAACGGGCACTACGTGTTTCACAAGGACTTGCGTCGCGCCGTGATCTTCGGCCGCAACGACCTGGTTCGCGACGCCCCCATCTCCAAAGTCGACCTGCTGGCGTGCCGCAACACGCTGATGTACCTCAACGCCGAGACGCAGCGCAACGTGCTCGGCCGCCTGCATTTCGCGCTCGCCCCGAAGGGCACGTTGTTCCTCGGCCACGCCGAGATGCTCTTGAGCCACAGCGATCGCTTCACCCCGATCGATCTGAAGAACCGGATCTTCCGTAAGGCCGTCGGCTCACACCAGGGGCTGGAACGTTTCGACCCCGCGGCCGCGCTCTACGAACGACACGGCGAACTGAACGGACTGACCACGGTGCGCGATCTGGCGTTCCGGGCCAGCCCGGTGCCCCAGATCGTGGTCACCGGTGACGACACCGTCGCGATGATCAACCAGCAGGCCGAGACGTTCTTCGGGTTGTCGGCCCGCGATATCGGCCGGCTGCTGCGGGACCTGGAGATTTCGTATCGTCCGGTCGAGCTTCGGGCCTACGTCGAGCAGGCCAAGGTCGAGCGCCGCTCGGCGCGGATCCAGGATGTGCAGTGGCAGCGCCCGGGTGCGGAGACGGTGTGGTTCGAGATCCACATCAACCCGCTGGTCGACGCCGACAATGGGCTGTTGGGCGTGTCGATCGTGTTCTTCGACGTCACCGCGATGCGCGCGCTGCTGGACAAGGTGGTGCAGACCAACCGCCAGCTCGAGACGGCCTACGAGGAGCTGCAGTCCACCAACGAAGAACTCGAGACGACCAACGAGGAACTGCAGTCCACGGTGGAGGAGCTGGAAACCACCAACGAGGAGCTCCAGTCCACCAACGAGGAGCTCGAGACGATGAACGAGGAGCTGCAGTCCATCAACGACGAGCTGCACACCATCAACGACACCCTGCGCGAGCGCAGCCTGGAGCTCGACGACGCCCGCACGTTCATGGACGCCATGATCAACTCGATCCGGCTCGGGGTGGTGGTGGTGGACCGCGAGATGCGCGTGGTGGTGTGGAACCGCGGCTGCGAGGAGCTGTGGGGCCTGCGTGCCGACGAGACCACCGGGATGGTGTTGACCACCCTGGACATCGGGCTGCCGGTACAGGAGGTGCGCCCGCTGATCGGTACCGCGTTCGTGGATCCAGACAGCACGGGTGAGGTGATCCTGGACGCGGTGAACCGGCGCGGGCGGTCCACCCGGGTGCGGGTGACCTGTTCACCGTTCCGTTCTGCGGAGGACAGTGTGCGCGGCGCGCTGCTGCTCATGGACGTTCTCGAGTAG
- a CDS encoding fatty acyl-AMP ligase: MGREALSGNIVENAAASIEDYVRADGTIVIPDGVTLTSFLDRNRAIYGDAPSYRFLDYSQDADGRAVELSWNALWAKVGAVGARLQQVTARGDRVAILAPQGVEYVAAFFAAIHAGNIAVPLFAPALAGHTERLAAVLADAKPTVVLTTTAGSEAVRNFLRTLPAAERPRMIAVDAVPDAVAHTFTPVELDTDDIAYLQYTSGSTRTPAGVEITHRNVCTNVLQMILAGDLDMSIRSVSWLPLYHDMGLIMIMFPALCGAHITLMDPMAFVRRPYRWIKALGTESAHGRTLAAAPNFAFELAAERGLPPQGDDLDLSNVVTLLNGSEPVTMSSIEKFTAAFAPYGLPVTAIKPSYGMAEATLSVASIAPSAAAAAVYLDRGELNEGRAVVVDADAEGAVAHVSCGQPIPNQWAVIANADGEEQPDGVVGEIWLHGNNVGRGYFGRADESLRVFGNKLQTRLRDGSHADGVVDNGLWLATGDLGVYLNGELYLTGRIKDMIIVDGRNHYPTDIETTVSASSPAVRSGYVAAFSVPGVSGEELVIVAERAAGSGRAEPGPIVDAIRAAVARRHQVRAADIRMVAAGVIPRTTSGKLARNACRAEYLAGKFDR; this comes from the coding sequence ATGGGTCGGGAAGCCTTGAGTGGCAACATCGTTGAAAACGCCGCGGCGAGCATTGAGGATTACGTGCGCGCCGACGGCACCATCGTCATACCCGACGGCGTCACGCTGACCTCTTTCCTGGACCGCAACCGCGCCATCTACGGGGACGCCCCGTCGTACCGGTTCCTCGACTACTCCCAGGACGCCGACGGCCGGGCCGTCGAGCTCAGCTGGAACGCGCTTTGGGCCAAAGTCGGCGCCGTGGGCGCGCGGCTGCAGCAGGTCACCGCGCGCGGTGATCGCGTCGCCATCCTGGCTCCGCAGGGCGTCGAATACGTGGCGGCGTTCTTCGCGGCGATCCATGCCGGCAACATCGCGGTGCCCCTGTTCGCCCCCGCCCTGGCCGGCCATACCGAGCGGCTGGCCGCCGTGCTGGCCGACGCGAAACCCACCGTCGTGCTGACCACCACCGCCGGGTCCGAGGCGGTGCGCAACTTCCTGCGCACGCTCCCGGCCGCCGAGCGGCCCCGGATGATCGCCGTGGACGCGGTCCCCGACGCCGTCGCCCACACGTTCACCCCGGTCGAGCTGGACACCGACGACATCGCCTACCTGCAGTACACCTCGGGGTCCACCCGCACCCCGGCCGGCGTGGAGATCACCCACCGCAATGTCTGTACCAACGTGCTGCAGATGATCCTGGCCGGTGATCTGGACATGAGCATCCGCAGCGTGAGCTGGCTGCCGCTGTATCACGACATGGGCCTGATCATGATCATGTTCCCGGCCCTGTGCGGCGCGCACATCACCTTGATGGATCCGATGGCCTTCGTCCGCCGCCCCTATCGCTGGATCAAGGCCTTGGGCACCGAGTCGGCCCATGGGCGCACCCTGGCCGCCGCGCCCAACTTCGCGTTCGAGCTGGCCGCCGAGCGCGGGCTGCCGCCGCAGGGCGACGACCTCGACCTCTCCAACGTGGTGACGCTGCTCAACGGCTCCGAGCCGGTCACCATGTCCTCGATCGAGAAGTTCACGGCGGCCTTCGCCCCGTACGGCCTGCCGGTGACGGCGATCAAACCGTCCTACGGCATGGCCGAGGCGACCCTGTCGGTGGCCAGCATCGCGCCGTCGGCCGCGGCCGCCGCGGTGTACCTGGACCGTGGTGAGCTCAACGAGGGTCGGGCCGTGGTGGTCGATGCCGACGCCGAAGGTGCTGTCGCGCATGTGTCATGCGGGCAGCCGATCCCCAACCAGTGGGCGGTGATCGCCAATGCCGACGGCGAGGAGCAGCCCGACGGTGTGGTCGGCGAGATCTGGTTGCACGGCAACAACGTCGGGCGCGGCTACTTCGGCCGGGCCGACGAGTCCCTGCGGGTGTTCGGCAACAAGCTGCAGACCCGGTTGCGCGACGGCAGCCACGCCGACGGTGTGGTGGACAACGGATTATGGCTTGCCACTGGCGATCTCGGTGTCTACCTGAACGGGGAGCTGTATCTCACCGGCCGGATCAAGGACATGATCATCGTGGACGGCCGTAACCACTACCCCACCGATATCGAAACCACGGTCAGTGCGTCCTCCCCGGCCGTCCGTTCCGGCTATGTCGCCGCATTCTCGGTGCCCGGGGTGTCCGGCGAGGAGCTGGTCATCGTCGCCGAGCGCGCGGCCGGGTCGGGGCGCGCCGAGCCGGGCCCCATCGTCGACGCGATCCGGGCCGCGGTGGCACGGCGGCACCAGGTGCGCGCCGCCGATATCCGGATGGTGGCCGCAGGCGTCATCCCGCGCACCACCTCGGGCAAGCTGGCCCGAAACGCGTGCCGCGCCGAGTATCTGGCGGGTAAGTTCGACCGCTGA
- a CDS encoding LLM class flavin-dependent oxidoreductase translates to MTAPQQVDYPSLLQVWQDADAIPEISRAWLFDHLLPIQGDIGGPIFEGWTLLSALASATQRLRLGILVTSNRLRPPAVLAKIATTVDVVSGGRLDFGIGAGSRPDIDWARREYEAHGLPYHDFGPSVTALAEACNVIKRLWTEDAPFDFEGEHVHLIGALASPKPLQRPHPPIVIGGRSTPTLRVVAEYADVWNVSGDDLTDVLKRNARLDQLCAEIGRDPATIRRSIAIPVSYEQIARTRAAVADAVGAGFSQIELILPSPYPARVARWIADEVIQDWH, encoded by the coding sequence ATGACAGCCCCCCAACAGGTGGACTACCCCAGCTTGCTGCAAGTTTGGCAGGACGCCGACGCCATCCCAGAAATAAGTCGCGCCTGGCTCTTTGACCATCTTCTGCCCATCCAAGGCGATATCGGCGGACCGATCTTCGAGGGGTGGACACTACTGTCGGCGCTCGCCTCCGCGACGCAACGGTTGCGACTGGGCATCCTGGTGACCAGCAACCGCCTTCGGCCTCCCGCGGTACTGGCCAAAATCGCCACCACCGTCGACGTGGTGTCTGGTGGAAGGCTCGACTTCGGCATCGGAGCCGGCTCCCGTCCCGACATCGACTGGGCCCGGCGTGAATACGAGGCCCACGGCCTGCCCTACCACGACTTCGGCCCGTCAGTCACGGCGCTGGCCGAGGCGTGCAATGTCATCAAGCGGTTGTGGACCGAGGATGCGCCGTTCGACTTCGAAGGTGAACATGTCCATCTGATCGGGGCTTTGGCCAGCCCCAAGCCCCTGCAACGCCCGCATCCGCCGATAGTGATCGGTGGCCGATCCACCCCCACGCTGCGGGTGGTTGCCGAGTATGCAGACGTGTGGAACGTGTCCGGCGACGACCTAACGGATGTCCTCAAGCGGAACGCCCGACTCGATCAACTGTGCGCGGAGATCGGCCGCGACCCGGCCACGATCCGGCGGTCCATCGCGATCCCGGTGTCCTACGAGCAGATTGCGCGCACCCGGGCCGCCGTTGCGGACGCTGTTGGTGCGGGATTCAGTCAGATCGAACTGATCCTGCCGTCTCCTTACCCCGCGCGGGTAGCGCGCTGGATAGCCGACGAGGTCATCCAGGACTGGCACTAG
- a CDS encoding DUF4265 domain-containing protein translates to MAFNLPLEDDDPEHPWPPYAVETMWVEALGENRYRIDNIPFFVKPLAVNDIVRGHPSDSNSAVVWFSDRLEWSRRSTVRIIFFSGEEQILNALVEMGCRYERLRQIVAVDIPAGSVVDHVHAFLSDKQASGDLDLEEACLPDRFLR, encoded by the coding sequence ATGGCCTTCAACCTGCCTCTAGAGGACGATGATCCGGAGCACCCGTGGCCTCCGTACGCGGTTGAGACCATGTGGGTTGAAGCGCTGGGCGAAAATCGCTACCGGATCGACAACATCCCATTTTTCGTCAAACCTCTCGCCGTAAACGACATCGTGCGAGGCCACCCATCAGACTCCAATAGCGCCGTGGTTTGGTTCTCGGATCGACTCGAATGGTCACGGCGTTCGACAGTGCGCATCATCTTTTTTTCTGGTGAAGAACAAATCTTGAACGCGCTGGTTGAGATGGGCTGTCGTTATGAGAGATTGCGTCAGATCGTCGCAGTCGATATCCCCGCCGGTTCAGTCGTCGATCATGTCCATGCATTTCTGTCGGACAAGCAGGCTAGCGGGGACCTGGATCTTGAAGAAGCATGTCTACCTGACCGCTTTCTGCGCTAG